One stretch of Paenibacillus sp. FSL R5-0341 DNA includes these proteins:
- a CDS encoding WXG100 family type VII secretion target, with protein sequence MRIRVEPDVLRALSRQIQYAAEQIQQKMTVLDQAIHSLEWEVESRAAVMNEWNHSKRLGEDALRRLMDLSVQLGRKALLFQQADMEYRSVLSHVNTAYGNAVNMLNVLQNNRTGEIMPAHSATVAVVSDPLSAMAAVYRVQDAAPPDGSPATLVQAMQPEPVAWRFTDPSFRGRRGTEPVVS encoded by the coding sequence ATGCGCATTCGTGTGGAACCGGATGTGCTTCGGGCACTGAGCAGGCAGATTCAGTATGCAGCGGAGCAAATACAGCAAAAGATGACAGTGTTGGATCAGGCGATTCATTCGCTGGAGTGGGAGGTTGAATCCCGTGCAGCGGTGATGAATGAATGGAATCACAGTAAACGACTGGGCGAGGATGCGCTTCGTCGATTGATGGACTTAAGCGTACAGCTGGGACGTAAAGCGTTGTTATTCCAGCAGGCAGACATGGAGTATCGTTCCGTGCTGAGTCATGTGAACACGGCCTATGGTAATGCGGTCAATATGCTGAATGTTCTTCAGAATAACCGTACAGGAGAAATCATGCCTGCACATTCTGCAACTGTAGCTGTAGTATCCGATCCCCTTTCCGCAATGGCGGCCGTATATCGTGTACAGGATGCCGCTCCGCCTGATGGCTCCCCGGCTACACTGGTACAGGCCATGCAGCCTGAGCCTGTAGCATGGAGATTCACAGACCCTTCCTTTCGGGGAAGAAGAGGAACCGAGCCTGTCGTTTCCTGA
- a CDS encoding WXG100 family type VII secretion target, with translation MAGRILVTPEQLDQVSNQFKQSGEQSQQIVSTLTQSITSMEGQWEGMTKQRFFQEFQEASKQMQSFVQTLNSISAELTAIANKFRTADQAR, from the coding sequence ATGGCAGGACGTATTTTAGTTACCCCAGAGCAGCTTGATCAGGTTTCCAACCAATTTAAACAAAGCGGTGAGCAAAGTCAGCAAATCGTATCTACATTGACTCAATCCATCACAAGCATGGAAGGACAATGGGAAGGTATGACAAAGCAACGCTTCTTCCAAGAGTTCCAAGAAGCTAGCAAACAAATGCAATCGTTCGTTCAAACGCTGAACAGCATCAGCGCTGAACTTACAGCTATTGCTAACAAATTCCGTACAGCTGACCAAGCTCGTTAA
- a CDS encoding vWA domain-containing protein — protein MNYTIQASQRTPALIIYLIDISASMNMVLENRRRIDVVYDALSLAIRQMVFRSTKGNRLTPRYRIAILAYSDDVYDLLNGIKGIDEIAAVGSLPDLTPRRFSDSAKAFLQAEKILQAEIPNMQDCPAPLVCHMTDGVATGEDPEPIAKRIMGMSVPDGNVLVENIFISDHLLEGPIAEPRRWKGISSETNLQDEHGEKLRNMSSVLPESYREMLVEADYLLAPGALMMLPGTCAELVSIGFQMSAATPVR, from the coding sequence ATGAACTACACGATTCAAGCATCGCAGCGTACACCTGCACTGATTATCTATTTAATTGATATTAGCGCCTCCATGAACATGGTTCTGGAAAATCGTCGGCGGATTGACGTCGTCTATGATGCTTTATCTCTCGCGATCCGCCAAATGGTATTTCGGTCCACCAAGGGAAATCGACTGACACCTCGCTATCGGATAGCCATATTAGCTTACAGCGATGATGTATATGACTTGTTGAACGGAATCAAAGGGATTGACGAGATCGCTGCAGTTGGTTCTTTGCCTGACCTGACGCCGAGACGGTTTTCGGATTCTGCGAAGGCTTTCCTACAAGCTGAGAAGATACTACAGGCCGAAATTCCGAATATGCAGGATTGTCCTGCGCCACTCGTATGCCACATGACGGATGGGGTAGCCACAGGTGAAGATCCTGAGCCTATTGCGAAAAGAATCATGGGCATGAGTGTGCCGGACGGCAATGTACTGGTGGAGAATATCTTTATATCCGATCATCTGCTGGAAGGACCGATTGCTGAACCTAGAAGATGGAAAGGGATCTCTTCGGAAACGAATCTGCAGGATGAGCATGGAGAAAAGCTGCGTAATATGTCATCCGTCCTGCCCGAAAGTTATCGGGAGATGCTTGTTGAGGCTGATTATTTGCTTGCACCCGGTGCACTCATGATGCTGCCAGGTACCTGTGCAGAATTGGTATCGATCGGGTTCCAGATGTCCGCTGCTACGCCTGTGAGATAG
- a CDS encoding protein phosphatase 2C domain-containing protein, whose translation MRAMRLATLSAGDKGGHAEQRHGNFRYVSVQTDEQPLTRYQGTFKCRYGYGRAAETVHQGDTGQDFAAVRMNGNVCNFVLCDGVGMSYLGDFAARFLGNALLDWLETTQHPTEEGVERLLHDLTLPASEQLEKLEPLDSSPLLLREVLMEKRSRGSQAMYVCGRIELTGGGRKSRVWLAWQGDSRIRLWRNNQEQSDMFQAHCKTNERWSTLEGPVGGKPHICEMKGSAGDSLRLQLYTDGLNDLDAIQAYVPDEHIQVLLDATHTGGLEDDAAFIELEW comes from the coding sequence ATGAGAGCAATGCGTTTGGCAACATTGTCTGCTGGAGATAAGGGGGGCCATGCCGAGCAACGGCATGGCAACTTTCGCTATGTGAGTGTACAGACTGATGAACAGCCACTAACCCGCTACCAGGGCACATTCAAATGCAGGTATGGTTATGGCAGAGCGGCAGAGACTGTACATCAAGGAGATACTGGACAAGACTTTGCTGCGGTCCGCATGAATGGGAATGTCTGCAATTTTGTATTATGTGATGGGGTAGGCATGAGTTATCTGGGAGACTTTGCAGCACGTTTTCTGGGGAATGCTTTGTTAGACTGGCTGGAAACGACGCAACACCCGACGGAAGAGGGCGTTGAGCGTCTTCTTCATGATCTGACCCTTCCTGCATCGGAGCAACTGGAGAAATTAGAACCACTGGATAGTTCCCCTCTGTTGCTGCGTGAAGTGTTGATGGAGAAGCGAAGCCGGGGCAGTCAGGCCATGTATGTGTGTGGACGGATTGAGCTTACGGGAGGCGGCCGCAAAAGCCGTGTGTGGCTTGCGTGGCAAGGAGATTCACGTATTCGCCTCTGGCGTAATAACCAGGAACAGTCTGACATGTTCCAGGCACATTGCAAGACGAATGAGCGTTGGTCTACACTTGAAGGACCTGTCGGTGGTAAGCCGCACATCTGCGAGATGAAAGGGTCCGCAGGCGATTCATTGCGTCTTCAGTTATACACGGATGGATTAAATGATCTGGATGCCATCCAGGCCTATGTGCCCGATGAACACATTCAGGTACTACTCGATGCTACACATACCGGCGGTCTTGAAGATGATGCCGCTTTCATTGAGCTAGAATGGTGA
- a CDS encoding SDR family NAD(P)-dependent oxidoreductase — translation MTQHNGKSRFQGKVAIITGAGSGIGKATAVKLAKEGAKVALFDLVNDRISETEAEINALHPGVARAFDVDISDPARVEKAVLETVELFGGLDIVFANAGINGVSAPIEEIQVEEWQQIITTNLNGTFFTVKYALPHLKKRGGGSIIITSSINGNQRFSSFGMSAYSTSKAGQVAFAKMAALELAKFKIRVNVICPGAIATNIDQSTVKTDDLQQIIIPMEFPEGQQPLADGPGQPEHVADLVSFLASSESRHITGAEIVIDGAESLLS, via the coding sequence ATGACACAACATAACGGCAAGTCACGTTTCCAAGGCAAGGTTGCGATTATTACCGGAGCAGGCTCCGGAATTGGGAAGGCTACTGCGGTCAAGCTGGCTAAAGAGGGTGCAAAAGTAGCACTGTTTGATCTGGTGAATGATCGAATCTCGGAAACGGAAGCAGAGATTAATGCGCTGCACCCCGGTGTGGCGAGAGCATTCGATGTAGACATTTCCGACCCGGCGCGTGTGGAAAAGGCAGTGCTCGAAACCGTGGAATTGTTCGGTGGTTTGGATATTGTTTTTGCCAATGCAGGTATTAACGGAGTATCGGCACCCATTGAGGAAATTCAGGTTGAAGAGTGGCAACAGATTATTACTACGAACCTGAACGGTACGTTTTTCACCGTTAAATATGCATTACCTCATTTGAAAAAACGGGGTGGCGGCAGCATTATCATCACGAGTTCCATCAATGGCAATCAACGTTTCTCAAGCTTTGGCATGTCGGCGTACAGCACGTCCAAGGCAGGGCAGGTTGCATTTGCGAAGATGGCTGCGCTTGAGCTGGCGAAGTTCAAGATACGTGTAAACGTGATTTGCCCAGGGGCGATTGCGACGAATATCGATCAAAGTACGGTCAAAACGGATGATTTGCAGCAGATCATTATTCCGATGGAGTTCCCGGAAGGTCAGCAGCCACTTGCGGACGGTCCGGGTCAGCCGGAACATGTTGCCGATCTGGTAAGCTTCCTCGCATCGTCCGAATCCAGACATATCACTGGAGCAGAGATCGTGATTGATGGTGCCGAATCATTGCTCAGCTAA
- the hrpB gene encoding ATP-dependent helicase HrpB, producing MHIELPIQEIIPELKQLFRDQDTGVLIAEPGAGKTTVVPLALLEEPWVAGRKIIMLEPRRLAARSAASRLAATLGEKAGQTVGYRVRMDTRVSQGTRIEVVTEGVLTRMLQQDQGLEDTAMIIFDEFHERHLHGDLGLALALESRAMLRPDLKLLVMSATLDPVPVCALLGEGTRAIHCPGRTFPVETRYVPRPAAMQLEQFTAHTVNKALAEQEGDVLVFLPGAREIHRTERELLNGSLPAHVKVHSLYGSLPVEQQDEVIRPAAEGWRKVVLSTSIAESSLTLAGVKVVVDAGLSRASAFSPRTGMSRLVTLPVSKASADQRRGRAGRIAPGVCYRLWSEEVHGGLPEAARPEITSADLAPLALELAVWGVQSPAELQWLDTPPDAAYGQAQALLRQLGGLDDAGRITPFGRRMNTLGVHPRLASMLLRAAELGLASYASMLAALLQEPAGLRSSGSAGAGTDLRPRVEALLTADSSGMPQAAAAALDGAAVRRMLQESRQLRSALGPAADPVRPDEDSCGLLLSFAYPDRIGQRREDGRYLLSSGRGVRLAATESLSRSAYLVAAEADDQGADARILLAAPLQEQTLLQAGQHLLHNEVQVAWDSNTRSVRAHKRLRIGALVIKESSIAQPPEDQVLEALITGIRMEGLDCLPWTKTSRQLADRLRFLHLHLPEWPDLIEDDLTEELAEHLTPYLTGMRSAADLKRLSMHDVLLGGLSWNQRQQLDDEAPTHIQVPSGSRIPVDYSRPEDPTLAVRLQEMFGQQETPRIGGGRVPLTIHLLSPAQRPVQVTRDLANFWRETYFDVKKDLKGRYPKHYWPDNPLEAVATNRAKPRGK from the coding sequence ATGCATATAGAGTTACCGATACAAGAAATTATTCCGGAGTTAAAGCAGTTATTTCGGGATCAAGATACAGGTGTGTTAATTGCAGAACCGGGTGCGGGAAAAACGACTGTTGTACCGCTGGCTTTGCTGGAGGAACCGTGGGTTGCGGGACGGAAAATCATTATGCTGGAACCCCGAAGGCTGGCCGCGCGTTCGGCCGCATCGAGACTGGCGGCTACGCTAGGGGAAAAGGCGGGTCAGACTGTAGGATATCGTGTACGCATGGATACCCGGGTGAGTCAGGGGACACGCATTGAAGTTGTGACGGAAGGGGTGTTGACCCGGATGTTGCAGCAGGACCAGGGTCTTGAGGATACGGCGATGATTATATTCGATGAATTCCATGAACGTCATCTACATGGGGACTTGGGCTTGGCTCTGGCATTGGAATCGCGAGCGATGTTACGTCCAGATCTGAAACTGCTGGTCATGTCGGCGACCCTTGATCCTGTTCCCGTCTGTGCCTTGCTTGGTGAGGGTACAAGAGCAATTCACTGTCCGGGACGCACGTTTCCGGTGGAAACACGATATGTGCCAAGACCGGCAGCCATGCAGCTGGAACAATTCACGGCTCATACGGTGAACAAGGCATTAGCTGAACAGGAGGGAGACGTGCTTGTTTTTCTTCCCGGCGCAAGAGAGATACATCGTACAGAGCGTGAGTTATTAAACGGTTCTCTACCAGCACATGTGAAGGTTCATTCTCTGTATGGGAGTTTGCCAGTGGAACAACAGGATGAGGTCATACGCCCGGCGGCTGAGGGCTGGCGGAAAGTGGTATTATCTACGTCCATTGCGGAATCCAGTCTTACGCTGGCTGGCGTTAAAGTTGTGGTGGATGCGGGGCTGAGTCGAGCATCGGCATTCTCGCCGCGTACGGGCATGAGCCGGCTTGTCACCCTGCCGGTGTCCAAGGCATCAGCCGATCAGCGGCGGGGTCGTGCGGGGCGAATCGCCCCAGGTGTGTGTTACCGGCTATGGAGCGAAGAGGTTCATGGGGGACTGCCTGAGGCAGCTCGCCCGGAGATCACCTCCGCGGATCTCGCGCCGCTGGCGCTTGAGCTTGCCGTTTGGGGTGTCCAGTCCCCAGCAGAGCTGCAATGGCTGGACACCCCGCCTGACGCCGCCTACGGCCAGGCACAGGCGCTGCTGCGCCAGCTGGGCGGCCTGGACGACGCAGGCCGCATCACGCCCTTCGGGCGGCGGATGAACACGCTTGGCGTGCATCCGCGACTGGCCAGCATGCTGCTCCGCGCGGCGGAGCTTGGGCTGGCCAGCTACGCCAGCATGCTGGCGGCACTGCTGCAGGAGCCTGCCGGCCTCCGCAGCAGTGGCAGTGCAGGCGCGGGCACAGACCTCCGCCCGCGCGTGGAAGCGCTGCTGACCGCGGACAGCAGCGGCATGCCGCAAGCGGCAGCGGCTGCCCTAGACGGCGCGGCCGTGCGGCGCATGCTCCAGGAGAGCCGCCAGCTGCGCTCGGCGCTCGGGCCGGCGGCCGATCCGGTGCGGCCGGATGAGGACAGCTGCGGATTGCTGCTGTCCTTTGCCTATCCGGACCGGATCGGGCAACGCCGGGAGGACGGCCGCTATCTGCTGAGCAGCGGCCGCGGTGTACGGCTCGCAGCGACAGAATCGCTGAGCCGTTCAGCGTATCTGGTCGCAGCTGAGGCAGACGACCAGGGCGCAGATGCGCGCATCCTGCTGGCTGCGCCGTTGCAGGAGCAGACATTGTTGCAGGCAGGTCAGCACTTGCTGCACAATGAAGTGCAAGTGGCCTGGGATTCCAATACCCGCAGCGTGCGCGCACACAAGAGACTTCGTATTGGAGCCCTTGTGATTAAAGAGAGCAGTATTGCACAGCCGCCTGAAGATCAGGTGCTGGAAGCACTGATAACGGGAATACGAATGGAAGGGCTCGATTGTCTGCCCTGGACAAAAACATCCAGACAACTTGCGGACAGGCTGCGGTTCCTGCATCTTCATCTACCCGAGTGGCCTGACCTGATCGAAGATGATCTGACTGAAGAGTTGGCAGAACATCTTACGCCTTATCTGACAGGCATGCGATCGGCAGCCGATCTGAAGAGATTATCGATGCATGATGTATTGCTCGGCGGACTGAGCTGGAATCAGCGACAACAACTGGACGATGAAGCGCCGACGCATATACAGGTGCCAAGTGGTTCCCGAATTCCCGTAGACTACAGCCGACCGGAGGACCCTACGCTGGCGGTGAGACTACAGGAGATGTTTGGACAACAGGAGACACCACGTATTGGTGGTGGGCGAGTTCCGTTGACCATCCACTTGTTATCACCGGCGCAGCGGCCTGTACAGGTTACACGAGACTTGGCCAATTTCTGGCGAGAGACGTACTTTGACGTCAAAAAAGATCTGAAAGGTCGTTATCCGAAGCACTACTGGCCGGATAATCCACTTGAAGCGGTCGCCACAAATCGGGCCAAACCACGGGGGAAATAG
- a CDS encoding general stress protein, giving the protein MQKKIVGVFNTEREASQAIEGLKAQGFTSDEISVVTQDRDELKAIREETGTKAPEGVAAGAATGGVLGGVAGLLAGIGALAIPGIGPILAAGPIAAAFTGAAVGAGAGGLVGGLVGLGIPEEDAKQYEEYVQNGKILLLVDSTDRDTDVYDVFSSNSQYNRDRAQVHGGDVAAERPDLDMEERRLEAQTKAARFGNNTFL; this is encoded by the coding sequence ATGCAGAAGAAAATCGTAGGTGTGTTTAATACAGAACGTGAAGCATCGCAGGCTATCGAGGGTCTGAAAGCACAAGGATTCACTTCAGACGAAATCTCCGTTGTTACACAGGATCGGGATGAATTGAAGGCGATTCGGGAAGAGACGGGTACGAAAGCCCCTGAAGGCGTGGCTGCGGGTGCAGCAACAGGTGGTGTACTTGGTGGCGTGGCTGGCCTGCTCGCAGGTATCGGTGCACTGGCCATACCCGGCATAGGACCAATTCTGGCCGCAGGCCCTATCGCAGCAGCATTTACCGGTGCAGCTGTGGGTGCAGGAGCTGGCGGATTGGTGGGTGGACTGGTTGGTCTCGGTATTCCGGAAGAGGATGCCAAACAGTATGAGGAGTATGTACAGAATGGCAAAATCCTGTTGCTCGTAGACTCCACGGATCGGGACACGGATGTGTATGATGTGTTCAGCAGCAACAGCCAGTATAATCGGGACAGAGCCCAAGTCCATGGTGGAGATGTGGCTGCCGAACGTCCGGACCTGGATATGGAAGAACGCAGATTGGAAGCCCAAACCAAGGCAGCGCGGTTCGGTAACAATACATTTCTCTAA
- a CDS encoding DUF202 domain-containing protein, whose protein sequence is MNGGIHISLADKDIATIDSKYVQQHLANERTFLAWVRTGIAMAGIGFLAAGFGFNSSAYDRLAHIAAIITGITSLIGGISIIVCSATAYHRKRTQINEQTYQASTGLIRFLTMMLLVIGLALAVLLYVLLFPA, encoded by the coding sequence ATGAACGGGGGGATTCATATTTCTTTAGCTGACAAGGACATCGCCACGATCGACTCCAAATATGTTCAGCAGCATCTGGCTAACGAACGAACCTTTCTAGCCTGGGTTCGCACCGGCATTGCCATGGCGGGCATCGGCTTTCTTGCTGCCGGATTTGGCTTTAACTCCTCAGCGTATGATCGTCTTGCACATATTGCCGCCATTATTACAGGTATCACTTCCCTGATTGGCGGCATATCCATCATTGTGTGTTCGGCAACAGCCTATCATCGGAAGCGTACACAAATCAATGAGCAAACGTATCAGGCGTCAACCGGATTAATTCGTTTTCTGACCATGATGCTACTGGTGATTGGACTCGCTTTGGCTGTATTGCTCTATGTATTGTTATTCCCTGCCTGA
- a CDS encoding acyltransferase translates to MSRRERITEIESLRGLAFAAVVLQHSIAHYSLVPETKLEDGVLLAILLMLSKFAVPLFIFITGLVLFYNTGDKLHYGKFMRKRVTDVIVPYLIWSLIYFTLAPRGWTGFGWNDIPDLGLKLITGKTTSHFWYIIMLIQFYLLFPLFLRAIRYVYNRYEAKGRMIALLISGVVYLVLADQLGNIAKFMGWLNIPVLTDAFTTYADRNFLYFFIYFVLGAAAGLSVQYWNEWIHRLRWVYWTVFIVLGLRFTYLLMLEFQKPEGIKITFYTVSLIRPDMALFLIASIMVMYQLAGKLHNLRVTRLLGWIGGVSYGGYLMHMLMLRYSYIPDELFYVSMGWNPVVRMIITWLLALTLSCVLTWLISRVSWGKWIVGTVPKSIRNK, encoded by the coding sequence ATGTCTCGCAGAGAACGAATTACAGAAATCGAGAGCTTAAGGGGACTGGCCTTTGCAGCGGTGGTTCTTCAGCATTCCATCGCACACTACTCTCTGGTACCGGAAACGAAACTGGAGGATGGCGTGTTATTGGCTATACTGCTGATGCTCTCCAAATTTGCAGTTCCTTTGTTCATCTTTATAACAGGGTTGGTACTTTTTTATAATACGGGGGACAAGCTGCATTACGGCAAGTTTATGAGAAAAAGAGTAACTGACGTCATCGTACCTTATCTCATCTGGTCACTCATTTACTTTACACTTGCACCGCGAGGCTGGACGGGATTTGGATGGAATGACATTCCAGACTTAGGCTTGAAGCTGATTACTGGCAAAACAACTTCACACTTTTGGTACATTATTATGCTGATTCAGTTTTATCTGTTATTTCCGCTCTTCTTGCGAGCCATTCGTTATGTATATAACCGCTACGAAGCCAAGGGGCGTATGATCGCTCTGCTTATTTCGGGCGTAGTGTATCTAGTTCTCGCAGATCAATTAGGCAACATTGCCAAATTCATGGGCTGGCTGAATATTCCGGTACTGACAGATGCGTTTACAACGTATGCAGACCGCAATTTCCTCTATTTCTTTATTTATTTTGTACTTGGTGCGGCCGCGGGCTTATCCGTCCAGTACTGGAATGAATGGATTCATCGGTTACGCTGGGTATATTGGACGGTGTTTATCGTGCTGGGGCTTCGGTTTACATATCTATTAATGCTGGAGTTTCAGAAGCCGGAGGGAATCAAAATTACATTCTACACGGTCAGCCTGATCCGGCCTGATATGGCGCTCTTTCTGATTGCTTCGATCATGGTCATGTACCAGCTGGCCGGCAAACTGCATAACCTTAGGGTTACACGATTGCTGGGATGGATTGGTGGTGTATCGTATGGCGGATATCTGATGCATATGTTGATGCTGCGGTATAGCTACATTCCAGATGAGCTGTTTTATGTTTCGATGGGCTGGAACCCTGTCGTCCGAATGATCATTACCTGGTTGTTGGCTCTAACATTATCCTGTGTACTGACATGGCTTATCTCTCGCGTAAGCTGGGGCAAATGGATTGTGGGAACCGTACCGAAATCTATCCGCAATAAATGA
- a CDS encoding helix-turn-helix transcriptional regulator codes for MAFMIAQRAFIKLYLITMVEQHRGYGYEMLEAMKQEFKDYGYVPPQSEVYRALHELVQQGVFYRTKKLKGNDPKVDFQEIVLYHFTDDGAEKAELYKKQVKTDLDRCLGMLHKAEEDNYGTKGR; via the coding sequence GTGGCTTTTATGATTGCACAGCGGGCATTTATTAAGCTGTATCTGATTACGATGGTTGAACAGCACAGGGGGTATGGTTACGAGATGCTGGAGGCGATGAAGCAGGAATTCAAAGACTACGGTTATGTACCACCCCAGAGCGAGGTATATCGGGCACTGCATGAATTGGTACAGCAAGGTGTTTTTTATCGCACGAAGAAGCTGAAGGGTAACGATCCGAAGGTCGATTTTCAGGAAATCGTTTTATATCATTTTACGGATGATGGTGCGGAGAAAGCCGAATTATACAAGAAACAGGTCAAAACAGATCTGGATCGTTGTTTAGGCATGTTACACAAGGCAGAAGAGGACAATTACGGTACGAAAGGAAGATGA
- a CDS encoding Gfo/Idh/MocA family oxidoreductase, with amino-acid sequence MNRQLQWGVLGTSTIAKNAVIPAIQQSERGEVLAIASRSKEKAETLAEELGIARSYGSYEELIADPDIEAVYIPLPNHMHKEWTIKAAQAGKHVLCEKPAALNADESAEMIEACQQHGVLFAEAIMYRYHPKHRRVQEIIASGEIGIVRAIHGNFTCNTADDKENVRFKREMGGGSLFDLGVYPISAARMYLGQEPEAVTVHALFSDEHDGVDMMASGLIEFPNSVALTFDCGMWASGRAEMEILGTEGRIELPKVFGWENSDIPPQIIVHTDSVSREERVSVSNSYVLQVETFAAAALEGEALPFSPENTIQNMRVIDACLESARTRQRVQLIE; translated from the coding sequence ATGAATAGACAGTTACAGTGGGGTGTACTCGGTACGTCAACCATTGCCAAAAATGCAGTCATTCCGGCGATCCAGCAGTCCGAACGTGGTGAGGTGCTGGCGATTGCCAGCCGTAGCAAGGAAAAGGCGGAAACCCTTGCCGAAGAACTCGGCATTGCCAGATCGTATGGAAGTTACGAAGAACTCATCGCTGATCCGGACATCGAAGCCGTCTATATTCCTTTGCCTAACCATATGCACAAAGAATGGACCATCAAAGCTGCGCAGGCTGGAAAACACGTGTTGTGCGAGAAACCAGCAGCCCTGAATGCAGATGAATCCGCAGAAATGATAGAGGCATGTCAGCAGCATGGCGTTCTTTTTGCAGAAGCGATAATGTATCGATATCATCCCAAGCACAGACGTGTGCAAGAGATTATAGCCAGTGGAGAGATTGGCATCGTCAGAGCTATCCATGGCAACTTTACCTGTAATACTGCTGATGATAAGGAGAATGTAAGGTTCAAAAGAGAGATGGGCGGCGGATCATTATTCGATCTAGGCGTTTATCCAATCTCGGCAGCCCGGATGTATCTGGGACAGGAACCGGAAGCAGTGACGGTACACGCGCTATTCTCGGACGAGCATGATGGCGTCGATATGATGGCATCGGGACTAATAGAATTTCCGAATTCGGTAGCGTTAACTTTTGACTGTGGCATGTGGGCTTCAGGACGAGCGGAGATGGAGATTCTCGGGACGGAAGGGCGAATTGAACTGCCAAAAGTATTTGGCTGGGAGAACAGTGATATTCCGCCTCAGATTATTGTGCACACGGATTCGGTCAGTCGTGAGGAACGTGTATCGGTATCGAATTCCTATGTGCTTCAGGTAGAGACGTTCGCAGCGGCTGCACTTGAAGGAGAGGCTTTGCCTTTCAGTCCGGAAAATACCATTCAGAACATGCGTGTCATTGATGCGTGCCTGGAATCGGCGCGAACTCGTCAACGTGTGCAGCTGATCGAATAG
- a CDS encoding ribonuclease, whose protein sequence is MKKLLSTALLALLLTFVFLAGSQFTPAPQQKASAATCTIINTFTGVANYLSANGTLPCNFITKSQATGLGWVASKGNLAVVAPGKSIGGDTFGNREGLLPAASGRTWREADINYTSGFRNSDRIVYSNDGLIYKTTDHYASFTRLK, encoded by the coding sequence ATGAAAAAATTACTATCAACCGCACTACTGGCTTTGTTGTTAACGTTCGTTTTCCTCGCAGGTTCACAGTTCACCCCAGCCCCACAGCAGAAGGCATCTGCTGCAACATGTACCATTATCAATACGTTTACGGGGGTAGCAAACTATCTGAGTGCAAACGGAACGTTGCCATGTAACTTTATTACCAAATCACAGGCAACAGGACTCGGCTGGGTAGCTTCAAAAGGAAATTTGGCTGTCGTCGCTCCTGGGAAAAGCATCGGCGGAGACACATTCGGCAATCGGGAGGGGCTTCTGCCAGCAGCGAGCGGACGGACATGGCGCGAAGCGGATATCAACTATACTTCCGGCTTCCGTAATTCGGATCGGATTGTGTATTCCAATGATGGACTCATCTACAAAACGACAGATCATTATGCATCATTTACACGCTTAAAATAG
- a CDS encoding barstar family protein yields the protein MNIVILDGVDFASSAELHLQLKDKLALPDFYGGNLDALWDCLTSTIELPLELKWTNYRISEERLGNEADRVRDLMLEVQAEQSGFHLSVEK from the coding sequence ATGAATATTGTGATTCTGGATGGAGTAGACTTTGCGAGTAGTGCTGAACTTCATCTGCAATTAAAGGATAAGCTAGCTCTGCCGGATTTTTATGGCGGTAATCTCGATGCATTGTGGGATTGCCTGACGAGTACGATTGAACTTCCACTTGAGTTGAAATGGACCAACTACCGAATCAGCGAAGAACGCCTGGGAAATGAAGCAGACCGGGTACGTGATTTAATGTTGGAGGTACAGGCTGAGCAGTCTGGATTTCATTTAAGTGTTGAGAAGTAG